A DNA window from Ovis aries strain OAR_USU_Benz2616 breed Rambouillet chromosome 7, ARS-UI_Ramb_v3.0, whole genome shotgun sequence contains the following coding sequences:
- the LOC101103325 gene encoding LOW QUALITY PROTEIN: olfactory receptor 4K15-like (The sequence of the model RefSeq protein was modified relative to this genomic sequence to represent the inferred CDS: substituted 1 base at 1 genomic stop codon): MNETNHSRVTEFVLLGLSSSQELQPFLFLIFSLLCLAILLGNFLIILTVTSDSCLHTPMYFLLANLSLIDICVASFATPKMIADFLVEHKSISSEACLAQIFFVHLFAGGEMVLLVSMAYDRYIAICKPLHYTIIMSGRVCITLVLIPXCVGLIHTTSQLAFTVNLPFCGPNQVDSFFCDLPLVTKLACADTYVINLLIVADSGLLSLSSFLLLVLSYTVILITVRNHFSASMAKARSTLTAHITVVLLFFGPCIFIYVWPFSSYSVDKVLAVFYTIFTPILNPVIYTLRNKEMKAAISKLKSRYLKSGWVSAVIRHFFFFPRNKVNL; the protein is encoded by the coding sequence ATGAATGAGACAAATCATTCTCGGGTGACTGAATTTGTGTTGCTGGGTTTATCTAGTTCCCAGGAGCTCCAACCTTTCTTGTTTCTCATATTTTCACTGCTCTGCCTAGCAATACTACTGGGAAACTTTCTCATCATCCTCACTGTAACCTCAGATTCCTGCCTTCATACCCCTATGTACTTTCTGCTCGCAAACCTCTCTCTTATAGATATATGTGTTGCCTCCTTTGCTACCCCCAAAATGATTGCAGACTTTCTGGTTGAGCACAAGAGTATTTCTTCTGAAGCCTGCCTGGCCCAGATTTTCTTTGTTCATCTATTTGCTGGTGGTGAAATGGTGCTCCTTGTATCCATGGCTTATGACCGTTACATTGCTATATGTAAACCTCTCCACTATACGATAATCATGAGCGGGCGTGTGTGTATTACTCTGGTCCTCATTCCATgatgtgtgggtttgatccatacTACTAGCCAGCTGGCATTTACTGTTAACTTGCCTTTTTGTGGGCCTAATCAAGTGGATAGTTTTTTCTGTGACCTCCCTTTAGTGACCAAACTGGCCTGCGCAGACACTTATGTTATCAATTTACTAATAGTTGCAGACAGCGGCCTTCTTTCTTTGAGTTCCTTCCTCCTGTTGGTTCTCTCCTACACTGTGATACTCATCACAGTTAGGAACCACTTCTCTGCCAGCATGGCCAAGGCCCGCTCCACATTGACTGCTCATATCACTGTGGTGTTGTTATTCTTTGGACCATGCATCTTCATCTATGTGTGGCCCTTCAGCAGTTATTCAGTTGACAAAGTCCTTGCAGTGTTCTACACCATCTTTACTCCTATTTTAAACCCTGTTATCTATACTCtaaggaataaagaaatgaaggcaGCTATATCAAAACTGAAGAGTCGCTATCTGAAGTCTGGCTGGGTTTCTGCAGTcataagacatttttttttttttcctagaaacaaAGTAAATTTATAG
- the LOC114115704 gene encoding olfactory receptor 4K1-like isoform X2: protein MSLLNNKSVVTEFILLGLSSSRELQLFLFFIFSVFYGAAVMGNILIILTVITDSRLHSPMYFLLSNLSFIDVCQATFATPKMIADFLSEHKTITFKGCMSQIFFLHVFGGSEMVLLVAMAYDRYIAICKPLHYMTIMSRRTCTVLVGVSWATGILHSASHLVFTIDLPFCGPNKVDNFFCDLPLVIKLACLDTYVFEILVLTNSGLLSLICFLLLLISYTIILATVHRQASGGTSRALSTLSAHITVVVLFFGPLIFIYIWPFESFTIDKFISVFFTVFTPLLNPMIYTLRNKDVKEAMKKLRNQHVGSKEAF from the exons ATGTCATTGCTAAA CAATAAGTCAGTGGTTACTGAATTCATTTTGTTGGGCCTGTCTAGCTCTCGGGAACTCcagctcttccttttctttatcttctctgtGTTTTATGGTGCTGCAGTGATGGGAAACATTCTTATCATTCTCACAGTGATTACAGACTCTCGATTGCATTCTCCGATGTACTTTCTTCTTAGCAATCTCTCCTTCATTGATGTATGTCAGGCTACATTTGCCACTCCCAAGATGATTGCAGATTTCCTCAGTGAACACAAGACCATCACTTTCAAGGGATGCAtgtcacagatttttttcttgcatGTTTTTGGGGGCAGTGAGATGGTACTTCTTGTTGCCATGGCCTATGACAGATATATCGCTATATGCAAACCTCTGCATTACATGACCATCATGAGCCGAAGAACGTGCACTGTCCTGGTGGGGGTCTCCTGGGCCACTGGCATCTTGCACTCAGCCAGTCACCTGGTATTCACAATAGATCTTCCTTTCTGTGGACCCAACAAGGTAGACAATTTCTTTTGCGATCTCCCCCTTGTGATTAAACTTGCCTGCTTGGACACCTATGTTTTCGAGATACTGGTGCTCACAAATAGTGGCCTGTTGTCACTTAtctgttttctccttttgctCATTTCTTACACTATCATCCTTGCTACTGTCCATCGCCAAGCCTCTGGTGGGACATCCAGGGCACTTTCCACTCTGTCCGCCCACATTACTGTTGTAGTTCTGTTCTTTGGCCCATTAATCTTTATCTATATTTGGCCCTTTGAAAGCTTCACAATTGATAAATTTATCTCTGTGTTTTTTACTGTATTCACTCCTCTTCTTAACCCTATGATTTACACTCTAAGGAATAAAGATGTAAAGGAAGCCATGAAGAAACTAAGGAACCAACATGTGGGTTCCAAGGAAGCCTTTTAG
- the LOC114115707 gene encoding LOW QUALITY PROTEIN: olfactory receptor 4K15-like (The sequence of the model RefSeq protein was modified relative to this genomic sequence to represent the inferred CDS: deleted 1 base in 1 codon) has translation MNETNHSQVTEFVLLGLSNSQELQPFLFLIFPLLYLAILLGNFLIILTVTSDSHLHTPMYFLLANLSFIDICVASFATPKMIADFLVECKTMTISSDACLAQIFFVHLFTGSEMVILVSMAYDRYVAICKPLHYTTIMSCRVCIILVLISWCVGFIHTTSQLAFTVNLPFCGPNQVDSFFCGLPLVTKLACIDTYVVSLLIVADSGFLSLSSFLLLVLSYTVILITVRSHSSASMAKARSTLTAHITVVLLFFGPCIFIYVWPFSSYSVDKVLAVFYTIFTPILNPVIYTLTNKEMKAAMSKLKNHYLRPQKGSDI, from the exons ATGAATGAGACAAATCATTCTCAGGTGACCGAATTTGTGTTGCTGGGACTCTCTAATTCCCAGGAGCTCCAACCTTTCTTGTTTCTCATATTTCCACTACTCTACCTAGCAATACTGCTGGGCAATTTTCTCATTATCCTCACCGTGACCTCAGATTCCCACCTTCATACCCCTATGTACTTTCTGCTCGCAAACCTCTCTTTTATAGATATATGTGTTGCCTCCTTTGCTACCCCCAAAATGATTGCAGACTTTTTGGTTGAATGCAAGACTATGACTATTTCTTCTGATGCTTGTCTGgcccagatt ttttttgttcatcttttcactGGCAGTGAGATGGTGATTCTCGTATCCATGGCTTATGATCGTTATGTGGCTATATGCAAACCTCTTCACTATACGACAATCATGAGCTGCCGTGTATGTATTATTCTTGTACTCATCTCCTGGTGTGTGGGTTTCATCCACACTACTAGCCAGCTGGCATTTACTGTTAACTTGCCTTTTTGTGGGCCTAATCAAGTGGATAGCTTTTTCTGTGGCCTCCCTCTGGTGACTAAGTTGGCCTGCATCGACACTTATGTTGTCAGCCTACTAATAGTTGCAGACAGTGGCTTTCTTTCTTTGAGTTCCTTCCTCCTGTTGGTTCTCTCCTATACTGTGATACTCATCACAGTTAGGAGCCACTCCTCTGCCAGCATGGCCAAGGCCCGCTCCACGTTGACTGCTCATATCACTGTGGTGTTGTTATTCTTTGGACCATGCATCTTCATCTATGTGTGGCCCTTCAGCAGTTATTCAGTTGACAAAGTCCTTGCAGTGTTCTACACCATCTTTACTCCTATTTTAAACCCTGTTATCTATACTCTAACgaataaagaaatgaaggcaGCTATGTCAAAACTGAAAA ATCACTATCTGAGGCCTCAGAAAGGCTCTGATATATGA
- the LOC114115704 gene encoding olfactory receptor 4K1-like isoform X1 has translation MEGDRLLNKSMVTEFILLGLSSSRELQLFLFFIFSVFYGAAVMGNILIILTVITDSRLHSPMYFLLSNLSFIDVCQATFATPKMIADFLSEHKTITFKGCMSQIFFLHVFGGSEMVLLVAMAYDRYIAICKPLHYMTIMSRRTCTVLVGVSWATGILHSASHLVFTIDLPFCGPNKVDNFFCDLPLVIKLACLDTYVFEILVLTNSGLLSLICFLLLLISYTIILATVHRQASGGTSRALSTLSAHITVVVLFFGPLIFIYIWPFESFTIDKFISVFFTVFTPLLNPMIYTLRNKDVKEAMKKLRNQHVGSKEAF, from the coding sequence TGGTTACTGAATTCATTTTGTTGGGCCTGTCTAGCTCTCGGGAACTCcagctcttccttttctttatcttctctgtGTTTTATGGTGCTGCAGTGATGGGAAACATTCTTATCATTCTCACAGTGATTACAGACTCTCGATTGCATTCTCCGATGTACTTTCTTCTTAGCAATCTCTCCTTCATTGATGTATGTCAGGCTACATTTGCCACTCCCAAGATGATTGCAGATTTCCTCAGTGAACACAAGACCATCACTTTCAAGGGATGCAtgtcacagatttttttcttgcatGTTTTTGGGGGCAGTGAGATGGTACTTCTTGTTGCCATGGCCTATGACAGATATATCGCTATATGCAAACCTCTGCATTACATGACCATCATGAGCCGAAGAACGTGCACTGTCCTGGTGGGGGTCTCCTGGGCCACTGGCATCTTGCACTCAGCCAGTCACCTGGTATTCACAATAGATCTTCCTTTCTGTGGACCCAACAAGGTAGACAATTTCTTTTGCGATCTCCCCCTTGTGATTAAACTTGCCTGCTTGGACACCTATGTTTTCGAGATACTGGTGCTCACAAATAGTGGCCTGTTGTCACTTAtctgttttctccttttgctCATTTCTTACACTATCATCCTTGCTACTGTCCATCGCCAAGCCTCTGGTGGGACATCCAGGGCACTTTCCACTCTGTCCGCCCACATTACTGTTGTAGTTCTGTTCTTTGGCCCATTAATCTTTATCTATATTTGGCCCTTTGAAAGCTTCACAATTGATAAATTTATCTCTGTGTTTTTTACTGTATTCACTCCTCTTCTTAACCCTATGATTTACACTCTAAGGAATAAAGATGTAAAGGAAGCCATGAAGAAACTAAGGAACCAACATGTGGGTTCCAAGGAAGCCTTTTAG